A window of the Shinella zoogloeoides genome harbors these coding sequences:
- the recX gene encoding recombination regulator RecX — MQDETTAADTPTPRMFSWARNSTIYRLERRMHTEKQLFDAIARKAREKFEGIGETQVRMLAEAAVKFAYDIKALDDEAYAEAGSRAGMRSGRSRRAVALKLTRKGIDRETAAAAVAGIDDLFAALVLARKRAFGPFRKVDLDDKRKAKELAAFARAGFAFEISRTVLAMAQEEAETILGAGSPF; from the coding sequence GTGCAGGACGAGACGACCGCGGCCGACACGCCGACCCCGCGCATGTTCTCCTGGGCGCGCAATTCCACGATCTACCGCCTCGAACGGCGCATGCACACGGAAAAGCAGCTCTTCGACGCCATCGCGCGCAAGGCCCGCGAGAAATTCGAGGGCATCGGCGAGACGCAGGTGCGCATGCTGGCCGAAGCCGCCGTCAAATTCGCCTATGACATCAAGGCCCTCGACGACGAGGCCTATGCCGAGGCCGGCAGCCGCGCGGGCATGCGCAGCGGCCGCTCCCGCAGGGCCGTCGCCCTCAAGCTGACCCGCAAGGGCATCGACCGGGAAACGGCCGCGGCCGCCGTCGCCGGGATCGACGATCTCTTCGCCGCCCTCGTCCTCGCCCGAAAACGGGCCTTCGGACCGTTCCGCAAGGTGGACCTCGACGACAAGCGCAAGGCGAAGGAGCTTGCCGCCTTCGCCCGGGCCGGCTTCGCTTTCGAGATAAGCCGGACGGTGCTCGCCATGGCGCAAGAGGAAGCCGAAACGATCCTCGGCGCCGGCTCCCCCTTCTGA
- a CDS encoding cold-shock protein: MATGTVKFFNGDKGYGFITPENGASDVFVHVSALQGGTLSEGQRVSYDIGQDRKTGKSKAENVRVL, from the coding sequence ATGGCCACGGGCACAGTTAAATTTTTCAACGGGGACAAGGGTTACGGCTTCATCACGCCGGAAAACGGCGCGAGCGATGTTTTCGTGCACGTTTCGGCCCTGCAGGGCGGTACGCTGAGCGAGGGACAGCGCGTCAGCTACGACATCGGCCAGGATCGCAAGACCGGCAAGTCCAAGGCTGAGAACGTCCGCGTCCTCTAA
- a CDS encoding VOC family protein: MAKNTICIWYDKDAEAAARFYTEVFPDSAVTGVHRAPGDYPSGKQGDVLTVEFTVAGIPCLGLNGGPVFKHSEAFSFQISTEDQAETDRYWNAIVGNGGQESECGWCKDRWGISWQITPRTLMEALSAGGSEAKRAFAAMMTMRKIDVAAIDAARRG; the protein is encoded by the coding sequence ATGGCGAAGAACACGATCTGCATCTGGTACGACAAGGACGCCGAGGCCGCCGCCCGCTTCTATACGGAGGTCTTTCCCGACAGCGCGGTGACGGGGGTGCATCGCGCGCCGGGCGATTATCCCTCCGGCAAGCAGGGCGACGTGCTCACGGTGGAGTTCACGGTCGCGGGCATCCCCTGCCTCGGCCTCAACGGTGGGCCGGTGTTCAAGCATTCGGAAGCCTTCTCCTTCCAGATTTCCACCGAGGATCAGGCGGAGACCGACCGTTACTGGAACGCCATCGTCGGTAATGGCGGGCAGGAAAGCGAATGCGGCTGGTGCAAGGACAGATGGGGTATTTCCTGGCAGATCACGCCGCGCACGCTGATGGAGGCGCTTTCCGCCGGCGGGAGCGAGGCCAAGCGCGCCTTCGCGGCCATGATGACCATGCGGAAGATCGACGTCGCCGCCATCGATGCGGCCCGGCGCGGCTGA
- the nrdH gene encoding glutaredoxin-like protein NrdH, which produces MSITVYSKPACVQCTATTRALDRQGIDYSVVDISQDADAFALVQGLGYRQVPVVIAGEQHWAGFRPDMISALS; this is translated from the coding sequence ATGTCCATCACCGTTTATTCGAAGCCTGCCTGCGTCCAGTGCACCGCGACGACGCGCGCGCTCGATCGCCAGGGTATCGATTACAGCGTCGTCGACATTTCGCAGGACGCGGATGCGTTCGCGCTGGTGCAGGGCCTCGGCTACCGCCAGGTTCCGGTGGTGATCGCCGGCGAACAGCACTGGGCCGGTTTCCGCCCGGACATGATCAGCGCGCTTTCGTGA